From the Pomacea canaliculata isolate SZHN2017 linkage group LG4, ASM307304v1, whole genome shotgun sequence genome, one window contains:
- the LOC112563033 gene encoding exonuclease V-like isoform X3: MSARTNIADEEDWSDLDESSMIKIDGGIDEHDETSGLELKNNKSNKDFQKSEQQFCRSRYLCVTDITQQLWCEQQLQYRMMGVEPGLTDMQEIEAGDVPLSVKDKEEVKKGKSLHYARELETHDVVDVKISSNTDKWALNILNLLVAMRGFFSGIAKAREVPIFGDLGTGDMLFGIIDELHFDEKTYSLHLLELKTRKSTRLPGVAQAKQNALQVQIYKRLWDNLVKGNMSADFFLKKLCLEDSADLPLSDEIIKHMDQLPMSTVSLRNLFSLLLSTAQSLVCIGSMSIEYVHQDTHDLIGHVEVKEEEDWMWQTVLHSLEFWHGQRECEGVEVEEAWKCGMCEYGNICEWRRKKISSHIQK; this comes from the exons atgtcagcaCGGACAAACATTGCTGACGAAGAAGACTGGAGTGATTTAGATGAATCATCCATGATAAAGATAGATGGAG GTATTGACGAGCATGATGAAACAAGTGGACtagaacttaaaaataataaaagcaacaaaGATTTTCAGAAGTCTGAGCAGCAG TTCTGCAGGTCTCGCTACCTCTGTGTAACAGACATCACACAACAGCTATGGTGTGAGCAGCAACTGCAGTATAGAATGATGGGGGTTGAGCCAGGGTTGACAGATATGCAGGAGATTGAGGCTGGGGACGTGCCTTTGTCTGTTAAAGATAAAGAGGAAGTCAAAAAAGGAAAGTCACTTCATTATGCTAGAG AACTAGAAACTCACGATGTTGTGGATGTCAAAATTTCATCAAACACTGACAAATGGGCCTTGAACATTCTAAATTTGCTGGTGGCCATgagaggatttttttctggaattgCTAAAGCTAGAGAAGTCCCAATCTTTGGGGACCTTGGCACCGGCGACATGCTGTTTGGAATTATTGATGAGCTCCACTTTGATGAAAAAACCTACAGTCTTCATCTGCTAGAATTGAAGACAAGGAAAAGCACAAGACTTCCAGGGGTGGCTCAAGCGAAACAAAATGCACTCCAG gTGCAAATCTACAAGAGATTGTGGGACAACTTAGTTAAGGGGAATATGTCAGCAGATTTCTTCTTGAAGAAGCTTTGCCTTGAAGATTCAGCTGACTTGCCTCTCAGTGATGAAATTATAAAGCACATGGACCAGTTGCCAATGTCAACAGTCTCTCTTAGAAACCTTTTTTCTCTGTTGCTCTCCACTGCTCAGAGTCTGGTTTGTATTGGCTCTATGTCTATTGAATACGTTCACCAAGACACACATGATTTGATTGGTCATGTGGAAGTCAAGGAAGAGGAAGATTGGATGTGGCAGACAGTTCTGCATTCCTTAGAGTTTTGGCATGGACAGAGAGAATGTGAAGGAGTAGAAGTAGAAGAGGCATGGAAGTGTGGCATGTGTGAATATGGAAATATCTGTGAGTGGCGAAGGAAGAAAATTTCCAGCCATatacaaaagtaa
- the LOC112563033 gene encoding exonuclease V-like isoform X2 codes for MSARTNIADEEDWSDLDESSMIKIDGGIDEHDETSGLELKNNKSNKDFQKSEQQAPPPLIQFCRSRYLCVTDITQQLWCEQQLQYRMMGVEPGLTDMQEIEAGDVPLSVKDKEEVKKGKSLHYARELETHDVVDVKISSNTDKWALNILNLLVAMRGFFSGIAKAREVPIFGDLGTGDMLFGIIDELHFDEKTYSLHLLELKTRKSTRLPGVAQAKQNALQVQIYKRLWDNLVKGNMSADFFLKKLCLEDSADLPLSDEIIKHMDQLPMSTVSLRNLFSLLLSTAQSLVCIGSMSIEYVHQDTHDLIGHVEVKEEEDWMWQTVLHSLEFWHGQRECEGVEVEEAWKCGMCEYGNICEWRRKKISSHIQK; via the exons atgtcagcaCGGACAAACATTGCTGACGAAGAAGACTGGAGTGATTTAGATGAATCATCCATGATAAAGATAGATGGAG GTATTGACGAGCATGATGAAACAAGTGGACtagaacttaaaaataataaaagcaacaaaGATTTTCAGAAGTCTGAGCAGCAG GCACCACCTCCTTTGATACAGTTCTGCAGGTCTCGCTACCTCTGTGTAACAGACATCACACAACAGCTATGGTGTGAGCAGCAACTGCAGTATAGAATGATGGGGGTTGAGCCAGGGTTGACAGATATGCAGGAGATTGAGGCTGGGGACGTGCCTTTGTCTGTTAAAGATAAAGAGGAAGTCAAAAAAGGAAAGTCACTTCATTATGCTAGAG AACTAGAAACTCACGATGTTGTGGATGTCAAAATTTCATCAAACACTGACAAATGGGCCTTGAACATTCTAAATTTGCTGGTGGCCATgagaggatttttttctggaattgCTAAAGCTAGAGAAGTCCCAATCTTTGGGGACCTTGGCACCGGCGACATGCTGTTTGGAATTATTGATGAGCTCCACTTTGATGAAAAAACCTACAGTCTTCATCTGCTAGAATTGAAGACAAGGAAAAGCACAAGACTTCCAGGGGTGGCTCAAGCGAAACAAAATGCACTCCAG gTGCAAATCTACAAGAGATTGTGGGACAACTTAGTTAAGGGGAATATGTCAGCAGATTTCTTCTTGAAGAAGCTTTGCCTTGAAGATTCAGCTGACTTGCCTCTCAGTGATGAAATTATAAAGCACATGGACCAGTTGCCAATGTCAACAGTCTCTCTTAGAAACCTTTTTTCTCTGTTGCTCTCCACTGCTCAGAGTCTGGTTTGTATTGGCTCTATGTCTATTGAATACGTTCACCAAGACACACATGATTTGATTGGTCATGTGGAAGTCAAGGAAGAGGAAGATTGGATGTGGCAGACAGTTCTGCATTCCTTAGAGTTTTGGCATGGACAGAGAGAATGTGAAGGAGTAGAAGTAGAAGAGGCATGGAAGTGTGGCATGTGTGAATATGGAAATATCTGTGAGTGGCGAAGGAAGAAAATTTCCAGCCATatacaaaagtaa
- the LOC112563033 gene encoding exonuclease V-like isoform X1, protein MSARTNIADEEDWSDLDESSMIKIDGGIDEHDETSGLELKNNKSNKDFQKSEQQVNGSSTKILSTKRGVCKQAPPPLIQFCRSRYLCVTDITQQLWCEQQLQYRMMGVEPGLTDMQEIEAGDVPLSVKDKEEVKKGKSLHYARELETHDVVDVKISSNTDKWALNILNLLVAMRGFFSGIAKAREVPIFGDLGTGDMLFGIIDELHFDEKTYSLHLLELKTRKSTRLPGVAQAKQNALQVQIYKRLWDNLVKGNMSADFFLKKLCLEDSADLPLSDEIIKHMDQLPMSTVSLRNLFSLLLSTAQSLVCIGSMSIEYVHQDTHDLIGHVEVKEEEDWMWQTVLHSLEFWHGQRECEGVEVEEAWKCGMCEYGNICEWRRKKISSHIQK, encoded by the exons atgtcagcaCGGACAAACATTGCTGACGAAGAAGACTGGAGTGATTTAGATGAATCATCCATGATAAAGATAGATGGAG GTATTGACGAGCATGATGAAACAAGTGGACtagaacttaaaaataataaaagcaacaaaGATTTTCAGAAGTCTGAGCAGCAG gtaAATGGCTCATCAACTAAAATCTTAAGCACTAAAAGAGGTGTGTGTAAGCAGGCACCACCTCCTTTGATACAGTTCTGCAGGTCTCGCTACCTCTGTGTAACAGACATCACACAACAGCTATGGTGTGAGCAGCAACTGCAGTATAGAATGATGGGGGTTGAGCCAGGGTTGACAGATATGCAGGAGATTGAGGCTGGGGACGTGCCTTTGTCTGTTAAAGATAAAGAGGAAGTCAAAAAAGGAAAGTCACTTCATTATGCTAGAG AACTAGAAACTCACGATGTTGTGGATGTCAAAATTTCATCAAACACTGACAAATGGGCCTTGAACATTCTAAATTTGCTGGTGGCCATgagaggatttttttctggaattgCTAAAGCTAGAGAAGTCCCAATCTTTGGGGACCTTGGCACCGGCGACATGCTGTTTGGAATTATTGATGAGCTCCACTTTGATGAAAAAACCTACAGTCTTCATCTGCTAGAATTGAAGACAAGGAAAAGCACAAGACTTCCAGGGGTGGCTCAAGCGAAACAAAATGCACTCCAG gTGCAAATCTACAAGAGATTGTGGGACAACTTAGTTAAGGGGAATATGTCAGCAGATTTCTTCTTGAAGAAGCTTTGCCTTGAAGATTCAGCTGACTTGCCTCTCAGTGATGAAATTATAAAGCACATGGACCAGTTGCCAATGTCAACAGTCTCTCTTAGAAACCTTTTTTCTCTGTTGCTCTCCACTGCTCAGAGTCTGGTTTGTATTGGCTCTATGTCTATTGAATACGTTCACCAAGACACACATGATTTGATTGGTCATGTGGAAGTCAAGGAAGAGGAAGATTGGATGTGGCAGACAGTTCTGCATTCCTTAGAGTTTTGGCATGGACAGAGAGAATGTGAAGGAGTAGAAGTAGAAGAGGCATGGAAGTGTGGCATGTGTGAATATGGAAATATCTGTGAGTGGCGAAGGAAGAAAATTTCCAGCCATatacaaaagtaa
- the LOC112562959 gene encoding uncharacterized protein LOC112562959: MLSLYTNDMETKLSYRASKKGANGASTTASVKKVKRKKNKVKQTVKGRESKESGIHSPDFDIETRLEGDGTLTDVTDSELSPARKVTRLPLLDSKMSLTTRPSDQACYKLKTSLSMSPPQTLPLSTIPASEKTSVDEVTTRVATMAVKKPQAKSRIRSHIGKSTQAIKSSRNRPKQGDAARQQQQRQQQHEPEEASATFNETLRWEYVVENTEEERERVAAYKVNRRQRYLAAARAKGLQWAVEQAAPSPQSEDSGVETACASPGSFAVYRTMPRMRVVQKQKALAETLVKC, encoded by the exons ATGCTGTCTTTGTATACGAATGACATGGAAACAAAACTCAGTTATCGAGCATCGAAGAAGGGTGCCAACGGTGCTTCAACCACGGCTTCAGTCAAGAAAGTAAAGcggaaaaagaataaagttaaACAGACTGTGAAAGGCAGAGAATCAAAAGAAAGTGGAATTCACAGTCCAGATTTCGACATCGAGACCCGGTTGGAGGGAGATGGAACCTTAACTGATGTAACAG ACAGCGAGTTGTCTCCCGCCAGGAAGGTGACAAGGCTACCTCTCCTTGACTCCAAGATGTCCCTCACCACTCGGCCTTCCGACCAGGCCTGCTACAAGCTGAAAACGTCACTATCGATGTCACCACCGCAGACGCTGCCGCTGTCGACGATCCCCGCAAGCGAGAAAACGTCCGTCGACGAGGTCACTACCCGCGTAGCCACCATGGCAGTCAAAAAGCCTCAGGCGAAGTCTCGCATCAGAAGCCACATCGGAAAGTCGACCCAAGCGATCAAGTCGTCCCGAAACAGACCAAAGCAGGGCGATGCAGcacggcagcagcagcagcgccagCAGCAGCACGAGCCGGAGGAAGCATCAGCCACGTTCAACGAGACGCTGCGGTGGGAGTACGTGGTGGAGAACACGGAGGAGGAGCGCGAGCGGGTGGCGGCCTACAAAGTCAACCGACGCCAGCGCTACCTGGCGGCGGCGCGGGCCAAGGGACTGCAGTGGGCGGTGGAGCAGGCCGCCCCGTCCCCACAGTCCGAGGACTCCGGAGTGGAGACTGCTTGCGCTTCGCCGGGGAGCTTTGCTGTCTACAGAACTATGCCGAGAATGCGAGTTGTTCAGAAGCAGAAAGCCTTGGCAGAGACTCTTGTGAAGTGTTAG